The Pirellulales bacterium genome includes the window AGAATGGGCTACACAAGCTCCCCATAGTCGCCCTGCAACCGCAATAGAAAATCGGTCCCGGACCTGATATAAACCATTCCGGGGACGCGAACTGCTACCCAAATGTCCTGCAAGTACAACGCGCAGTCGTTCATTTTTTGGCCGCTTCAAATCCTAGTTCCCCAGCTTTTTGCCATGCAAAACCCACGCTTTGGCGATGCAAATGCCACACAGGGAACTAGGTTGTTAGCGCAATCACGATTGATTTTGCATAGCATTAGGACACCAATTCACTTGGTCCGATAAGTGGATTGCTTCCGAATTCGCCGTGTCTCATAACAACTGCAAAGCGCTGGCAAAATCGAACTCGTTATCAATCGCTACTGTGTGAATCCGGCTTGGACACAATCTGGTAACTTGCTTTTCGGCTGACCGGATTTCAAATGACAGCTTCCATGTAGGGGCGGATGACATGCGTCATGCGGCAAACTTTAGCAGCCTTCCACAGCTCGTCGCCGGTGGCCAGCTTTTTACGCCAGCAATCGCGCAGCGCTTCCAGCGCCACATCCAGTCCCACTTGGTTGCGGAATTTGAAGCAGTCGGCCACCGTCTTGGCGGGAGAGTAAATCTTCACCTGCACGCCGTCAAGCGGATGGACCTGGATGCCGAACCGCTGCGCTGCATCAGCATATCGCACAATGCGCAGGGGCGGATACTCAATTTTCGGCGGACGAGATTTTTTGGGAATCGCCAGCCAGATTTCATGCGGGTTTTCTGTGGTCAGGCCGTGAAAGGCCAGCGCTGACAGCAGGCAGACCACAGCCTGCGGCGTGCGTTTGGCAACTTCGGCGAGCTGCGCGAAGCGGCCTGATTTGGCCTTCGCCAGGCGATACAGTCCGCGTCCGGGTCGTTCCAGGATGCCTTCCACATAGAGCTTGTTCAGGTACTCGGGGGCAATCCCCAGAGGTTCCAGGTCCCGGGGGCGCAGAAGCCCATTTTTACGGGCGAGCGTGAGAATTTGCTCCCGTTTTTGCCCGGCATCGTTAGTTAGATTATGTCGTACCATATTAATATCTACCTACATAATCTTACCACGCAATTTGGCAGGAGGGAACGAGAAACGATTAGGGGCCAAAACCCCTCAAAATCGGCCAACAAAGGCAGCTCGGACTGGAGGGAGCAGGGGAGGGACTCATTGCAGGCCTTCTCTGGCCTTCCTCGTCGGGGCCAAGGGCCTTCGGCCTCAGCGGGGCGAGCCCCGACGATGAATGCCGACGAAGGCAGGTGAAAACCAAACGGAAAAAGCCCATGAAAACGACCGCGTTACCACGACACACCGTGGGGACAGCAATGCCACCCGGCGCTTAATAGTTTTGAGAATAAATCGCTTGCCCAATCGGACCTGTCGTAAATCATGGCGAGAAACTCGCCTTGACGAAGAGGAACGTTGCATGGTATTTGGTTATCCGAATTTGCTAAACCAAATTAGCGTGTCAATTCAGCGATGAAATCAATGTTTTAGGAGAACCGCCTCATGGCCCGACCCGCTGCAAAGGAACTCACTCATCGCGAATTGGAAGTCTTGCAGGCGTTTTGGCAAAACGGTGAGTTGACTGCATCCGAAGCTCGTGACCAACTGGCAAAGCGAGGCCTAGACCTAGCCTATGTGACGGTCGCCAACCTGGTGCGAATCGTGGAAGACAAGGGATTCTTAATCAAGACGAATCAGGAACGGCCGTTTACTTATCGTGCGGCAAGGTCGTTCGATGATGTTTCGGACAGTTTGGTACATGATCTTGTCCGCCGCGTGTTCAAAGGTTCGCGCGAGCAATTATTGCTGAATGTGTTGAAGCGACGGCGACTGACGGCCAAAGAGCGTGTTCTGTTGCGAGAAATACTCGACGAGGAGTCAGAAACATGAATTCACTGAGCATTGACCTGGTTTTTTCACTGCTGCACGCTTCGGTAGTGGTCGTTGGAGTGCTGCTGGTGCGATCCTGTGTTCCAAGTCGTTTCATCGCCAGCCGAGCAGGCGTCGGCGGGGTTGGTTTGGGCTGCGTTCTGTTGGTGACCGTGCTGACATTTCTGCCCCTGCCGTACATTGGGCCAATTTCAAGCAGTGCTCTGCCGCAAGCAGACCAAACATTCTCCAAATTCGCAAAACCTCCTGAGGCCACTGCGACCTTCCCATCTCGTACCTCGGGATCGGAAACTACCGTTAAAACGACTGCAAGCGGCTTGTCCATTCCCGTGACTTGGCTGCATCGCATCAGCAACAGCGTTACCACTTCAATAACCACCGTCGATGCTGCGCCACGAATCTTCCTAAATGTTTTCATTGCAATCTTACTTTTCGGCATCGCCATCAACCTGCTGCGGTTCTCAGCAGCGCTGTATCACGTGCATCGGTTGTACAAAAAAAGCATCGTCATTGCAGACGAGGGTGTCGCTAGACTGTTGGAGGAGTTTCAAACTCGTTGCAATTACCGGCGCAAAATTGAACTACGAGAAAGCACCGAATTAAACAGCGCCGCCACGTTTGGGTTTCTGAAGCCAGTGATCCTGTTTCCGACTGCCTGGAGACTGTGGTTGCACGATGAACTGGCTGCAGTTTTGGCTCACGAAGTGGCCCACATCCGACGGCATGATTTTTTACAACGATTGATTTCCCAGTTTTGTGTAGCCCTTCACTGCTATCATCCGTTAGTCAAAGCGACGGCTCGGCGGCTGGCCATCGATCAGGAATACGCCGCTGATAATTTGGCCAGCCATTTGCAAACGAACAGCCAAACCTACATTCGCGGTTTGGCAAAATTGGCTTTACGATTTCATGACTCGTTTCTGGACTGCCCGGCATCACTCATGCCCAACTCATCCGATTACCTTGCAAGGAGGCTTCAAATGTTGCGAACTAAGGAAGGTTCTGTCCGCCATCACCACACGTCACTCGTGACGACATGCGCCACGCTCATGATTGTTGTTATTACTCTGGCTACCGCATTGCTCTACAGTTCAATATCTCTGGCCGACAAGCCAAAAGCAAATTCACAATCTCCCCGAATTGCATCGCTCCCCAATGCAACCCCGAGCGCTACGCAGACATCGAAGTCCGATCGTTCCGCATCGGATGCTGATTCTGCAAAAGTGAAGTCGGCAGTCGATCAACAAGTCGAACCACTGTTTGTCCGCAGCCCATTTGATCTATCAATTCTGCAACACGCTGATGAAGGTGCTGCTCTGATTCGCTTAGGCGAAATATTACGCCATCCTGATATTGCGCCGCTAGTCGATGGGTACAACTCGCAGTTGACCAACGCTCTGCGCGGGTGGACCAAAAAAAACACCTCGGTCGATCTGCGGCAAGTCGAGTGGATTGCATTCTGTACGACCGTGACGATTAAAGCTGCCACTCCCGACCAGAATCAGTCTGACAAAAAAGTGCCAGATAAGGATGGGCCGCACGGCACCTTGATGCTGGGTGCAGGCTACATGTATATCCGCATGGCGCATGCTGCGAATTGGCAGCAGATCGTTTTAGATAGCGTCCCCGGATCAACGCTGGAAACGTTTGAGGGGCATCAATATGTCCACATGCCGAAAATCACATTTCTGGGTCCCTCTGGTTTCCGGCTACGATTTCCTGACGACAGAACCGTTGTTTGGGCCTGCGATTACAAACCGGAAGACGCCGAGGAGTCAAACAAACTGTTTTTCGACGACAAACCTCGAACAGAACCCTATGCTTGGGAATCAACCTGGCGCGGGGTCGAAGGTGGTTTGATCACTTTCGTTTTTGACCACACCAAAGACGGCTGGTCAAAACTACCCGAACCTAATCGCCATCAACAAGAATGCCCCGAACAGGTCTTGCCACTTGTGGATGAGGCCAAGTACTACGCCTTAGGCTGGGACTGCACCGAAAAGAGCCGAGAGACGGGCATTAAAATTCGCGCGACCTGCGACGATGATACTACGGTTCAGAAATTCTATCTTG containing:
- a CDS encoding M56 family metallopeptidase, which gives rise to MNSLSIDLVFSLLHASVVVVGVLLVRSCVPSRFIASRAGVGGVGLGCVLLVTVLTFLPLPYIGPISSSALPQADQTFSKFAKPPEATATFPSRTSGSETTVKTTASGLSIPVTWLHRISNSVTTSITTVDAAPRIFLNVFIAILLFGIAINLLRFSAALYHVHRLYKKSIVIADEGVARLLEEFQTRCNYRRKIELRESTELNSAATFGFLKPVILFPTAWRLWLHDELAAVLAHEVAHIRRHDFLQRLISQFCVALHCYHPLVKATARRLAIDQEYAADNLASHLQTNSQTYIRGLAKLALRFHDSFLDCPASLMPNSSDYLARRLQMLRTKEGSVRHHHTSLVTTCATLMIVVITLATALLYSSISLADKPKANSQSPRIASLPNATPSATQTSKSDRSASDADSAKVKSAVDQQVEPLFVRSPFDLSILQHADEGAALIRLGEILRHPDIAPLVDGYNSQLTNALRGWTKKNTSVDLRQVEWIAFCTTVTIKAATPDQNQSDKKVPDKDGPHGTLMLGAGYMYIRMAHAANWQQIVLDSVPGSTLETFEGHQYVHMPKITFLGPSGFRLRFPDDRTVVWACDYKPEDAEESNKLFFDDKPRTEPYAWESTWRGVEGGLITFVFDHTKDGWSKLPEPNRHQQECPEQVLPLVDEAKYYALGWDCTEKSRETGIKIRATCDDDTTVQKFYLAASLLLNRWPDLFQDSPKNLETYHTRLIQFFSGIKIQASPVSSDQHFIEMTGDAGLKEGELKLIAQQIFSGI
- a CDS encoding type IV toxin-antitoxin system AbiEi family antitoxin domain-containing protein, producing the protein MVRHNLTNDAGQKREQILTLARKNGLLRPRDLEPLGIAPEYLNKLYVEGILERPGRGLYRLAKAKSGRFAQLAEVAKRTPQAVVCLLSALAFHGLTTENPHEIWLAIPKKSRPPKIEYPPLRIVRYADAAQRFGIQVHPLDGVQVKIYSPAKTVADCFKFRNQVGLDVALEALRDCWRKKLATGDELWKAAKVCRMTHVIRPYMEAVI
- a CDS encoding BlaI/MecI/CopY family transcriptional regulator; translated protein: MARPAAKELTHRELEVLQAFWQNGELTASEARDQLAKRGLDLAYVTVANLVRIVEDKGFLIKTNQERPFTYRAARSFDDVSDSLVHDLVRRVFKGSREQLLLNVLKRRRLTAKERVLLREILDEESET